One window of the bacterium genome contains the following:
- a CDS encoding methyltransferase domain-containing protein — MEKTLGLIQAHARGWDGALDHSLIEVEGMPAVQRTIERLLETEGLVASQCCLAVPDEGVNDAFLPVAEATGVTLFRGSTNDVALRLLQAADHFGASRILHVMGQHMFLIPELLERLVAIQDEGSFDLVQAPINFETHFTGIAVRVDALRRAREEILARPEDERLRLLVRPLSYVFDRTDRFRSFVLAPEALPRYSDDELRRFRGLAEAMFVGTERSVSDTARAYQPGNYCAQRYVHVEKALLPTDVVLDAACGDGSGSERLARTVRRVVGVDLDEDVIATNRRERTSDRDNLTFERADVCRLPFPDDAFTAIVSLETIEHVEDAEAYCRELRRVLAPGGRLFCSTPQNLFGAIPINPWHLREYSVAEFRAILERHFDRVEIRGAVNGLLTEGEVGNNMIATAVRPAPARRARPAAGVVPPIG; from the coding sequence ATGGAGAAGACCCTCGGCCTGATCCAGGCACATGCACGCGGATGGGACGGAGCGCTCGATCACTCGTTGATCGAGGTCGAAGGCATGCCCGCCGTCCAGCGAACGATCGAGCGCCTGCTCGAGACCGAGGGACTCGTGGCGAGCCAGTGTTGCCTGGCGGTTCCGGACGAGGGCGTGAACGATGCGTTCCTTCCCGTCGCCGAAGCGACGGGCGTCACGCTCTTCCGCGGCTCGACGAACGACGTCGCCCTCCGGCTGCTCCAGGCGGCGGATCACTTCGGCGCTTCGCGCATCCTCCATGTGATGGGGCAGCACATGTTCCTGATTCCCGAGCTGCTCGAGCGACTCGTCGCGATCCAGGACGAGGGCTCGTTCGATCTCGTGCAGGCCCCGATCAACTTCGAGACCCACTTCACCGGGATCGCGGTCCGGGTCGATGCGCTCCGCCGAGCGCGGGAGGAGATCCTGGCGCGGCCCGAGGACGAGCGATTGCGTCTGCTCGTGCGGCCTCTCTCGTACGTCTTCGACCGGACCGACCGGTTCCGCTCCTTCGTCCTCGCCCCGGAAGCGCTCCCCCGCTACTCCGACGACGAGCTGCGCCGGTTTCGCGGGCTCGCCGAGGCGATGTTCGTCGGCACTGAACGCTCCGTGAGCGACACCGCCCGGGCGTACCAGCCCGGCAACTACTGTGCGCAGCGCTACGTGCACGTGGAGAAGGCGCTCCTGCCCACGGACGTCGTGCTCGATGCGGCGTGCGGCGACGGTTCCGGGTCGGAACGATTGGCACGGACGGTTCGACGGGTCGTCGGTGTCGACCTCGACGAAGACGTGATCGCGACCAACCGGCGTGAGCGCACGTCGGACCGAGACAATCTCACCTTCGAGCGGGCCGACGTCTGTCGTCTCCCGTTTCCCGACGACGCCTTCACGGCGATCGTGAGTCTCGAGACGATCGAGCACGTGGAAGACGCGGAGGCCTACTGCCGCGAGCTGAGGCGGGTCCTCGCCCCGGGTGGGCGGCTCTTCTGCTCTACGCCGCAGAATCTCTTCGGCGCGATTCCGATCAACCCCTGGCACCTGCGCGAGTACAGTGTGGCGGAGTTCCGGGCGATCCTGGAACGCCACTTCGATCGCGTGGAGATCCGCGGCGCGGTCAACGGCCTGCTGACCGAAGGCGAGGTCGGGAACAACATGATCGCGACGGCCGTTCGACCGGCGCCGGCGAGGCGGGCGCGCCCTGCGGCGGGCGTGGTTCCTCCGATCGGATGA
- a CDS encoding TetR/AcrR family transcriptional regulator, protein MTDGSESPRKTRRGKVTLEKILDVTEALIAELGPDRFQLQQVTEALGITPPAIYNHVRDRDDLIAQVAARGGQRMAERIRREPGETTLDALRRNAREYVGFLAEHPAHARMILWETARRGTSDWSELAPSNVEISARTRTTFEEAISRGEIKPIALSTYMQALYVGYAAAVVWRTFPFDRKDDRKDDRNDAGVAASSSSLDAEEIIRMQEEADELVLRLLAP, encoded by the coding sequence ATGACAGACGGAAGTGAATCGCCCCGCAAGACGCGACGCGGGAAGGTCACGCTCGAGAAGATCCTGGACGTCACGGAAGCGCTCATCGCGGAGCTGGGTCCCGACCGATTCCAGCTTCAGCAGGTGACAGAAGCCCTCGGCATCACGCCGCCGGCGATCTACAACCACGTCCGGGATCGCGACGACCTGATCGCCCAGGTGGCCGCGCGGGGCGGGCAGCGGATGGCGGAGCGGATCCGCCGCGAGCCGGGCGAGACGACCCTCGACGCCCTGCGCCGGAACGCGCGGGAGTACGTCGGCTTCCTGGCCGAGCACCCGGCCCACGCCCGGATGATCCTGTGGGAGACCGCCCGCCGCGGTACGTCCGACTGGTCGGAGCTCGCGCCCTCGAACGTCGAGATCTCGGCGCGGACGCGCACCACCTTCGAAGAAGCCATCTCGCGCGGCGAGATCAAGCCCATCGCGCTCTCGACCTACATGCAGGCGCTCTACGTCGGCTACGCCGCGGCCGTCGTCTGGCGAACCTTCCCGTTCGACCGCAAAGACGACCGCAAAGACGACCGGAACGACGCGGGGGTTGCCGCGAGCTCGTCCAGCCTCGACGCGGAAGAGATCATTCGCATGCAGGAGGAGGCGGACGAACTCGTCTTGCGACTGCTCGCGCCGTAG
- a CDS encoding Rieske (2Fe-2S) protein produces MAEPIHDAPSRSRYPFSSTPDGWYAVATSAEIAPGRVRPLRYFGEDLVLYRTASGEARVTEAHCPHLGAHFGHGGTVEGEELVCPFHAWRFDGEGRCSGIPYLSRGQLPDVSVRTKIVDERAGLVLVWHSDEGTEPDWFMRDIPEYEDPGWLGYASKRWKIRMHVQELAENVPDTAHFETVHGLPVLPRAEARTEGPVYYQRSSVPGASMGTGDDDYVFALQEAWGLGLVWLRVPQSPSIFFLTATTPIDDEFCEMAIHLLLEDTEGHGELSDAQRQTVEMTFSQIEPDVPIWENKVYRERPPLIEDDGPLPVLRRWARQFYPELRDASEKANADATDPADR; encoded by the coding sequence ATGGCCGAACCGATCCACGATGCTCCTTCCCGATCCCGCTATCCCTTCTCGTCGACCCCCGACGGCTGGTACGCAGTCGCGACATCCGCCGAAATCGCCCCGGGACGGGTCCGGCCGCTCCGCTACTTCGGCGAAGACCTCGTGCTCTACCGGACCGCGTCCGGCGAAGCCCGTGTGACGGAGGCGCACTGCCCGCACCTCGGCGCGCATTTCGGCCATGGCGGCACCGTCGAGGGCGAGGAGCTCGTCTGCCCGTTTCATGCCTGGCGCTTCGACGGCGAGGGGCGCTGCTCCGGCATTCCCTATCTCTCGCGAGGCCAGCTGCCGGACGTCTCCGTCCGTACGAAGATCGTCGACGAACGTGCGGGCCTCGTCCTCGTCTGGCACAGCGACGAGGGCACCGAGCCCGACTGGTTCATGCGCGACATCCCCGAGTACGAGGATCCCGGCTGGCTCGGCTACGCGTCGAAGCGCTGGAAGATCCGCATGCACGTGCAGGAGCTCGCCGAGAACGTCCCGGACACCGCCCATTTCGAGACGGTGCACGGCCTTCCGGTGCTGCCTCGCGCCGAGGCGCGCACCGAAGGCCCGGTCTACTACCAGCGGAGCTCGGTCCCCGGCGCGTCGATGGGCACGGGCGACGACGACTACGTCTTCGCGCTCCAGGAGGCGTGGGGGCTCGGGCTCGTCTGGCTACGCGTCCCCCAGTCTCCGAGCATCTTCTTCCTGACCGCGACGACGCCGATCGACGACGAGTTCTGTGAGATGGCGATCCACCTGCTCCTCGAAGACACCGAGGGCCACGGAGAGCTGAGCGATGCGCAGCGGCAGACCGTCGAGATGACCTTCTCGCAGATCGAGCCGGACGTACCGATCTGGGAGAACAAGGTCTACCGTGAGCGACCGCCGCTCATCGAGGACGACGGTCCGCTTCCGGTCCTGAGGCGCTGGGCACGACAGTTCTATCCCGAGCTGCGCGACGCTTCGGAAAAAGCGAACGCGGATGCGACCGATCCAGCGGATCGATAG
- a CDS encoding SDR family oxidoreductase has protein sequence MGMHEGRVALVTGAGSGIGRASARIFAREGARVAVVDLNEAGAKETVGLIEAEGGEALALAVDVSDEAQVEAMVATTVERFGRLDAAMNNAGITSPSYVFHEMPLEEWHRMLAVNLTAVFLCMKHELKQMVTQDVVGAGRGAICNTSSGAAVVPAPGQPHYTAAKHGVVGIMKNVAQEYASQQIRCNSVLPGITDTAMLQASFEANGPEHRKRLEATVPGGVLVRPEEIGETAVWLCSDRASRVNGQGVIVDGGGVLR, from the coding sequence ATGGGCATGCACGAGGGGCGCGTGGCGCTCGTGACGGGCGCGGGGAGCGGAATCGGACGCGCGAGCGCACGGATCTTCGCGCGAGAAGGCGCGCGGGTCGCCGTCGTCGATCTGAACGAAGCCGGTGCGAAGGAGACGGTCGGGCTGATCGAGGCCGAGGGCGGGGAGGCGCTCGCGCTCGCGGTCGACGTCTCCGACGAGGCGCAGGTCGAGGCGATGGTCGCGACGACCGTCGAGCGCTTCGGTCGGCTCGACGCGGCGATGAACAACGCGGGGATCACGAGCCCGAGTTACGTCTTCCACGAGATGCCCCTCGAAGAATGGCATCGCATGCTCGCGGTGAACCTGACGGCCGTCTTCCTCTGCATGAAGCACGAGCTCAAGCAGATGGTGACCCAGGACGTGGTCGGGGCGGGGCGGGGCGCGATCTGCAACACCTCGTCCGGCGCAGCCGTCGTGCCCGCGCCCGGGCAGCCCCACTACACGGCGGCGAAGCACGGCGTCGTCGGGATCATGAAGAACGTGGCGCAGGAGTACGCTTCCCAGCAGATCCGCTGCAACTCGGTCCTGCCGGGGATCACCGATACGGCGATGCTCCAGGCCTCCTTCGAAGCGAACGGGCCGGAGCATCGCAAGCGCCTCGAGGCGACCGTCCCGGGCGGGGTCCTCGTGAGGCCGGAAGAGATCGGGGAGACCGCCGTCTGGCTCTGCTCCGATCGCGCGAGTCGTGTCAACGGTCAGGGCGTGATCGTCGACGGCGGCGGCGTCCTGCGTTAG